From a single Alloactinosynnema sp. L-07 genomic region:
- a CDS encoding lantibiotic dehydratase: protein MFHVVDDAVLLRASAYQPTVMPWPDLADTSIEGIEQWRAWLGQVWASTEFAAAVEAASPALARRVRQIRDGQPRPEREVRRAVLAVARYLLRAQGRSTPFGLFAGIAPCTFGDGPVVRVGDDHRVTTRVDTTWLATVITRLETDPVLRQRLVVVAHNVAFTRDGSLVIAYRQADGGGGEPVDLSIRCLDVVARVMTSARDPIVLGDLAATLAIDFPNQPRSAIDRVLDTLVAQGVLRTELRPPMTSTDPLGHVIATLTRAESDTPADTRELVDALRAIHTDLATHDQSSVPALNHTLRAATEAAMAAVSGTERPLAPDLLLDSDLLLPETIAREAAAAAAALVRLTPEPFGPPNWQTYHGQFLERFGLNAVVPVTDLVNPDTGLGFPSGYRDSLQPPPAGRAMSDRDSALLGLAQKAAMEQEHEIVLDDEMITELAVDDLRTASVQPHTQLRVRVHAPTLDALLRGDFELVVTGVSRSAGLSAGRFLDPFAPEDRARMLRAYQGLPTITENALPVQLSCPPLYPRAENVARTPRVLPHVLSLAEHPPRHADTHLVPIDDLAVTADARRLHLMSMSRRRAVEPLLFSAVELVKHSHPLVRFLTEISTARAAACTAFSWGAASRLPFLPRLRYQRTILSPARWVLTATDLPSPSAPWQDWAKSLTTWRHRYRLPDAVYLGDSDRRLRVDLTEPAHLHLLRAELDRTGHVQLREAPDTSAMGWIDGRAHDIAIPLAATVTPLPRVMPRGPAIRRDHGHLPATGGWQYVKLYSHPDRHTTILTNHIPVLLSTMGGEPDWWFLRYHDPAPHLRLRIRLGDSDFGRIATTIGLWTAGLREAGLLGHVQWDTYYPETGRFGHGPAMRAAEVVFAADSAAALAQLDAAGRRGGPHQHALIAASMVDLAIGLAGGTKAGMRLLTDGIRVPATPALDRAVLDQAIRLANPHDQAALRAVPGGGPIAATWTHRRTALAAYRATLTAQGYITPDSLLPDLLHLHHVRMAGTSPDLERTCARLARAAALSWTHRDRRPSKEPS, encoded by the coding sequence GTGTTCCACGTCGTCGATGACGCGGTGCTGCTGCGCGCATCCGCGTACCAGCCCACCGTCATGCCTTGGCCGGATTTGGCCGACACCTCGATCGAGGGCATCGAGCAGTGGCGGGCCTGGCTGGGCCAGGTCTGGGCGTCCACGGAGTTCGCCGCGGCCGTCGAGGCGGCCAGCCCGGCCTTGGCCCGGCGCGTCCGGCAGATCCGCGACGGACAGCCACGGCCCGAACGCGAGGTCCGGCGCGCGGTGTTGGCCGTCGCCCGCTACCTGCTGCGCGCGCAGGGCCGGTCGACACCGTTCGGGTTGTTCGCCGGTATCGCGCCGTGCACCTTCGGCGATGGCCCGGTGGTCCGCGTCGGCGACGACCATCGGGTGACCACGAGGGTGGACACGACGTGGCTGGCCACGGTGATCACGCGCCTGGAGACCGACCCCGTTCTGCGGCAGCGGTTGGTGGTGGTCGCGCACAACGTCGCGTTCACCCGCGATGGCTCGCTCGTCATCGCCTACCGCCAGGCTGATGGTGGCGGCGGTGAACCGGTGGACCTGTCGATCCGGTGCCTCGATGTCGTCGCCCGTGTCATGACCAGCGCGCGGGACCCGATCGTGCTGGGGGACCTGGCGGCCACACTGGCAATCGACTTCCCGAACCAGCCGCGGTCGGCGATCGACCGGGTGCTGGACACCCTGGTGGCCCAGGGTGTCCTGCGCACCGAGCTGCGCCCCCCGATGACCAGCACCGACCCGCTCGGGCACGTCATCGCCACCCTCACCCGGGCAGAGTCGGACACGCCGGCCGACACCCGTGAACTCGTGGACGCACTGCGCGCGATTCACACAGACCTGGCCACTCACGACCAGTCCAGCGTGCCCGCGCTCAACCACACCCTGCGAGCCGCGACCGAGGCGGCGATGGCAGCCGTGTCCGGTACCGAACGGCCACTCGCCCCGGACCTGCTACTCGACAGCGACCTCCTCCTGCCCGAGACGATCGCCCGGGAGGCCGCGGCCGCCGCCGCGGCACTGGTGCGGCTGACCCCCGAACCGTTCGGCCCCCCGAATTGGCAGACCTACCACGGGCAATTCCTCGAACGGTTCGGCCTCAACGCGGTCGTCCCCGTGACCGACCTGGTCAACCCCGACACCGGCCTCGGCTTTCCCTCCGGCTACCGGGACTCCCTCCAGCCACCGCCCGCTGGGCGGGCAATGTCCGATCGGGACAGCGCCCTGCTCGGCCTGGCCCAGAAAGCGGCCATGGAGCAGGAACACGAGATCGTGCTCGACGACGAGATGATCACCGAACTCGCGGTCGACGACCTGCGCACAGCCAGCGTGCAACCACACACGCAGCTGCGGGTCCGGGTCCACGCGCCCACCCTCGACGCCCTCCTGCGCGGTGATTTCGAGCTGGTCGTCACCGGTGTGTCTCGGTCGGCGGGCCTGTCGGCCGGTCGGTTTCTCGACCCGTTCGCCCCCGAGGATCGCGCCCGGATGCTTCGCGCCTACCAGGGCCTGCCGACGATCACCGAGAACGCGCTGCCGGTGCAGCTGTCGTGCCCGCCGCTGTACCCACGGGCGGAGAACGTCGCCAGGACACCCCGGGTCCTCCCCCACGTCCTCTCCCTCGCCGAGCACCCGCCCCGGCACGCCGACACGCACCTGGTCCCGATCGACGATCTCGCGGTGACCGCGGACGCCCGGCGGCTGCACCTGATGTCGATGTCGCGGCGGCGCGCGGTGGAACCGTTGTTGTTCAGCGCGGTGGAACTGGTCAAACACAGCCACCCGTTGGTGCGGTTCCTGACCGAGATCAGCACCGCCCGCGCCGCGGCGTGCACCGCGTTCTCCTGGGGCGCCGCCAGTCGCCTACCGTTCCTGCCCAGGCTGCGCTACCAACGCACCATCCTGTCCCCGGCCCGCTGGGTCCTCACCGCCACCGACCTGCCAAGCCCATCGGCCCCGTGGCAGGACTGGGCGAAGAGCCTCACCACCTGGCGGCACCGATACCGCCTGCCCGACGCCGTCTACCTCGGCGACAGTGACCGCCGCCTGCGCGTGGACCTCACCGAACCCGCGCACCTCCACCTGCTGCGCGCCGAGTTGGACCGTACCGGGCACGTCCAGCTCCGGGAAGCACCGGACACCAGCGCCATGGGCTGGATCGACGGACGCGCCCACGACATCGCGATCCCCCTCGCCGCCACCGTCACACCGCTGCCGCGGGTGATGCCACGCGGCCCGGCGATCCGCCGCGACCACGGGCACCTTCCCGCCACGGGCGGGTGGCAGTACGTGAAGCTCTACAGCCACCCGGATCGACACACCACCATCCTCACCAACCACATCCCGGTTCTACTGTCCACAATGGGCGGTGAACCCGACTGGTGGTTCCTGCGCTACCACGACCCGGCGCCGCATCTGCGGCTGCGAATCCGGCTCGGCGACAGCGACTTCGGCCGGATCGCCACCACGATCGGACTGTGGACGGCCGGGCTGCGCGAGGCAGGTCTGCTCGGGCACGTCCAATGGGACACCTACTACCCCGAGACCGGCCGGTTCGGCCACGGGCCGGCGATGAGAGCGGCGGAAGTGGTGTTCGCCGCCGACTCCGCCGCCGCCCTCGCCCAACTCGACGCCGCCGGGCGGCGTGGCGGCCCGCACCAGCACGCCCTCATCGCCGCGAGCATGGTCGACCTGGCCATCGGCCTCGCCGGCGGCACCAAAGCCGGGATGCGCCTACTGACCGACGGCATCCGCGTTCCCGCCACCCCGGCGCTCGACCGCGCCGTACTCGATCAGGCGATCCGATTGGCCAATCCGCACGATCAGGCCGCCCTGCGCGCAGTGCCCGGCGGCGGCCCCATCGCCGCCACCTGGACACACCGGCGCACGGCGCTGGCCGCCTACCGCGCCACCCTCACTGCCCAGGGATACATCACCCCGGACTCGCTTCTGCCGGATCTGCTGCACCTGCACCACGTCCGCATGGCGGGAACCTCGCCGGACCTCGAACGCACCTGCGCGCGCCTGGCCCGCGCCGCCGCGCTGAGCTGGACCCACCGTGACCGGCGTCCGTCGAAGGAACCCTCATGA
- a CDS encoding lanthionine synthetase C family protein, with protein sequence MISPAPQALAAADTIADRLADPTLVYRAGMGRHRPQSLAGGAAGIALLHIERARCGHGDPAVAHRWLSAAARDGLSVGHNAGLYFGAPTLAFITNAAADQPGKYARALGELDTNVTALTRSRVHAAHARIDRGERPLLAEFDLIRGLAGLGSHHLHRHPDHEITRTVLDYLVRLTTPPGRSDELPGWWTDVSPNGVSSPDFPGGHANTGMSHGITAVLALLSLALRHGVVVDGHTEAIGRINAWLDAWRQHDDAGSWWPGYLTHAQARAGQVDRPNRQRPSWCYGTPGVARAQQLAGLATGDLPRQRDAATAMLGCLRDTAQLDRLTDSGLCHGVAGVLQTAWRMAADHTDPDLAAELPALTDRLLAHVDTAPDDPEFLDGQAGIALALHTAGTATAPVTTWDACLLLA encoded by the coding sequence ATGATCTCGCCCGCGCCGCAGGCGCTCGCCGCCGCCGACACCATCGCCGACCGGCTCGCCGACCCCACCCTCGTCTACCGGGCGGGCATGGGCCGCCACAGGCCGCAGTCCCTCGCCGGCGGGGCCGCCGGCATCGCCCTGCTGCACATCGAACGAGCCCGCTGCGGCCACGGCGACCCCGCCGTCGCCCACCGCTGGCTCTCGGCCGCCGCACGGGACGGGCTGAGCGTCGGTCACAACGCGGGCCTGTACTTCGGCGCCCCCACCCTGGCGTTCATCACCAACGCCGCGGCCGACCAACCCGGCAAGTACGCGCGGGCATTGGGTGAACTCGACACCAACGTCACCGCGCTCACCCGCAGCAGAGTCCACGCCGCCCACGCTCGCATCGATCGCGGCGAGCGGCCACTGCTGGCCGAGTTCGACCTCATCCGCGGGCTCGCCGGGCTCGGCAGCCACCACCTGCACCGCCACCCCGACCACGAGATCACCCGCACCGTCCTCGACTACCTGGTCCGACTGACCACACCACCGGGCCGGTCGGACGAGCTGCCCGGCTGGTGGACCGACGTCTCACCCAACGGGGTATCAAGCCCGGACTTCCCCGGTGGGCACGCCAACACCGGAATGTCGCACGGCATCACGGCAGTCCTGGCGTTGCTGTCCCTGGCACTGCGCCACGGAGTCGTCGTGGACGGGCACACCGAGGCGATTGGACGGATCAACGCCTGGCTCGACGCCTGGCGCCAGCACGACGACGCCGGATCATGGTGGCCCGGCTACCTCACCCACGCCCAAGCCCGCGCAGGCCAGGTCGACCGGCCCAACCGGCAACGGCCGTCCTGGTGCTACGGAACCCCCGGCGTCGCCCGCGCCCAGCAACTCGCCGGACTCGCCACCGGCGACCTGCCACGCCAACGTGACGCCGCAACCGCGATGCTCGGCTGCCTCCGCGACACCGCCCAGCTCGACCGCCTCACCGACAGCGGCCTGTGCCACGGTGTCGCCGGGGTCCTGCAGACGGCGTGGCGCATGGCCGCCGACCACACCGATCCGGACCTGGCCGCAGAGTTGCCAGCCCTCACCGACCGGCTGCTCGCCCACGTCGACACCGCACCCGACGATCCCGAGTTCCTCGACGGCCAAGCCGGTATCGCACTCGCACTACACACCGCCGGGACCGCGACCGCACCGGTCACGACCTGGGACGCCTGCCTACTCCTGGCCTAA
- a CDS encoding thiopeptide-type bacteriocin biosynthesis protein: MSQAWRQVLIHFDTWDTAEHTAVTELAPMLAQTEASGRIVSWFFVRKAPCWRLRFLPADDATTEAAAFIHHRLDALHAAGRIARWVETIYEPETHAFGGPQAMDTAHTLFHQDSHHILQHLATTAGGGDKRRELAVLLCCAMMRAAGLDWHEQGDVWARVAEHRSLPPDTPPDRLYALQPGLRRLLTVNTTPLTQDNEPLAFLADWQAAFTNAGTNLGDMARDGVLQRGLRAVLAQHVIFAWNRIGLPHTTQSLLAHVAKAAVFDQ, from the coding sequence GTGAGCCAGGCCTGGCGGCAAGTCCTGATCCACTTCGACACCTGGGACACCGCCGAACACACCGCGGTCACCGAACTCGCCCCGATGCTCGCGCAGACCGAGGCGAGCGGGCGGATCGTCTCCTGGTTCTTCGTCAGAAAAGCCCCGTGCTGGCGCCTCCGGTTCCTGCCCGCCGACGACGCCACGACGGAGGCGGCAGCCTTCATCCATCATCGGCTCGACGCCCTCCACGCCGCAGGGCGGATCGCACGGTGGGTCGAGACCATCTACGAACCCGAGACCCACGCCTTCGGCGGCCCCCAAGCGATGGACACCGCCCACACCCTGTTCCACCAGGACAGCCACCACATCCTGCAACACCTCGCCACCACAGCGGGCGGTGGGGACAAGCGCCGCGAACTGGCGGTCCTGCTCTGCTGCGCCATGATGCGCGCCGCCGGCCTGGACTGGCACGAACAAGGCGACGTCTGGGCCCGCGTCGCCGAACACCGGTCCCTGCCACCCGACACACCGCCCGACAGACTCTATGCGCTGCAGCCAGGTCTGCGGCGGCTGCTCACCGTGAACACCACACCCCTGACACAGGACAACGAGCCACTCGCGTTCCTGGCCGACTGGCAGGCCGCGTTCACCAACGCGGGCACCAACCTCGGGGACATGGCCCGCGACGGCGTCCTCCAACGCGGCCTGCGCGCTGTGCTCGCCCAGCACGTGATCTTCGCGTGGAACCGGATCGGCCTGCCCCACACCACCCAGAGCCTGCTCGCACACGTCGCCAAAGCCGCCGTCTTCGACCAGTAA